The genome window TGCGTGCAGATGGAACTACAACTGATGCGACACTCACTGATGATGGGATTTGGCAAACTAAAAACTTAGCTTTGTTAGATTTCGAAAATGGTAAAGCTACTACTGGGTCTCATGGAGGAACAAGCACTGGAATGAATTCAAAAATTGTTGGTTCGGTTCCTCAAGGAAATTATGTAGGTATCCAGTTCACAATTGGTGTCCCTGAAGATTTAAACCATTTACAAATCAATGATTCAAGAGCTCCTTTGAACAATAGCGCAATGTATTGGGCTTGGGCTAGTGGTTACAAACATGCAAAGATTGAATTCTCAGCAGACACAACACCTAACACAACAAAATGGACAAATATGCATCTTGGCTCCACTGGTTTTGGAACATCACCTGCAGCTACTGCATGTAAATCGGATGTGATTGCTGGGGAATTTGGAAACTGCCCTGCAAAATTCCGACCTAGAATTACAATTAATGGAGCAATCAATCCAGGATCACAGAAAATACAAATGAATATTGATGAGCTTCTCAAAGGTTACACCCATGTCGGCGCAGCCGATGCAGATGGATTTGGTATTTGTATGCCGATATCTCCGGGTGCAGCCAATGCCGGTGAATTCAATCGATGCAATCCATTGATTCAGAATTTAGGATTGAAAGGACGTGTATCAAACGGAGCCTCTGCAATCAACCAAACCGATCTTGATGCTGGAGTTGGATCTGTTAATACAGATTTCAGTCAAAAAGTTTTTACATTGAGATAATTCAAGACAACTAGATTGCGATTCTTCCTGCTCTTTGTCCATTGCTACAATTGAAGGCCATTGAGCAGGAGAATTGGGAATATTTAATGTTTTTTTATTCGAGGTTTTTATGAAGAAAAATATTTCGTTTTTTACAAAAATCATTTTGATTTTTTCGAATCTATTGTTTTTTGCATGCGATATTCCATTATTGAATGATCAAAAATCGAATAGCGACAATGAACTACTATTAGGTCTTGCTCTGCTAAGTCAAAGGTCAAGCTACAATTGGAATCTTCCTCCAGGTTTTCCCGAACCAAGAGTTCCGGCTGAGAATCCAATGTCGATCGAGAAAGTTGAACTGGGTCGTCATTTATTCTATGATAGGCGATTGTCCCAAGACGAAACTAAAGCATGTTCAAGTTGTCATTTTCAATCCTTAGCTTTCTCCGACGGAAAAGCATTGCCTTCAGGCATAACCGGACAAGTTCATCCAAGAAATGCTCAGCATCTAACCAATGCAGCTTATCATTCACGATTGACTTGGAATAATCCCAATCTACGCACTCTTGAACAACAAGCGAGAGTTCCTATGTTTGGCGAAAGTCCAATTGAACTTGGACTCCAAGATGAATCTTTCTTAAGTAAACTAAAACTAGATAGTCTCTATCCTGAACTTTTCAATCAGGCTTTTGGCGGAGGAGATGGCTCCATTACCGAACAAAATGTTCGTTTTGCTCTAGCAAGTTTTCAGAGGAGTATGATTTCGGGAAATTCACCATTTGACCGTGCACAGAATGGTAACAGAACTGCGATTACTCCATCGGCTGCAAGGGGTGCATCTTTTTTTAATAGCGAAATTGCTGAATGCTTCCATTGTCATGGTGGTTTTAATTTTACCGATACAAATCTTCACGGAACACAAGCTGAGGAAGAATTTGCCTATCACAATAATGGTACGCATACTGTAGCATATTATAATAGTCTAGGAGATATTCATAAGGAAGGCCTAAAGGAAATTACTCTACAAGATTCAGACCAAGGAAAATTTCGTGCACCTTCTCTACGCAATGTTGCAGTTACATTTCCTTACATGCATGATGGTTCAATTATGTGTGATAACAATCAGAACCCCAACCATCCAGATGGGATCGCAAATGGAGCAAGCCTATCAACGTGTGCAAGAAATGCTTTAGGTAAAGTGGTAGATCAATATTCTAGTGGAGGCGCTGCGCATCCCGCAAAAGATGGTACTCTGATCCGACCTTTCCCAATACAACCTAGCGAGAAAGAAGATCTGATTAATTTTCTTCTATCTTTAACGGATGATGAATTTCTAAGAAATCCCAAATTTTCAAACCCAAGATGAAAACATTGATTCACAAGAAATTCCTTCGTCATCCAAGTTGCGTGGTTCCAGTTTTGTTTTGTTTTATGATAGTTACAAATTGTACTTTTGGTAGCGTTGGCAATTCGCAAGAAGAGGAAGCAATAATTTTAGAAAGTTTGATTCGAACAAGTCGCGCAGTGCCAAGCGGATTCAATCCTTTCCTTCATGCTTATGACAATCAGATAGATGATAACCTTCAAAATTTCACCATACTTTCCAACGTTGGTGGTAACTACAACATTCAAATGAAGACGAATCTCAATTTTCTAATATTGAATCGGATCGATTTTCGATTCAATCCAGGCGATAAAATTGGAGGTGTATTCAATGTCCGATCTGATACTAGCAAAACCCATACTCCCTATACCGTTCCATTGGATTTACCATCGGACGATCCGTACGGTAAAATCTATTCAAGTTCTACGAAACGAATAGATGGTTATTCTTCTAAAAACTCTGATGGCATTGGATTTGGATCTGTCTTTCGTGCAAATTTAAATCCCCTCATCAATCCTCCTCAGGGAATTCTATCATCAACGATTGCATATTTTGATCGATTGGATTTATATGCAACAATCATTCGATCAAATGATAGCTCTCAAAGAGAAGTGGTTATTTCTCTACGCAATATTGCAGTTTCATTTCCACCAAGATGTCGAATCGAACTCACGAGTTCGCAGACTCAGGAATGGATTTTAGGACTTCGTTATTCTAACTTGTTTCGCGATATAATAGAACCGGGTCAGAATGTATCCGTTGTGAATTCTCTATTCCAAGGATCTAACTCAGGTGATACGATAATAATCTCTGATCTAGATTCACGATACTCATATATCCAAACCAATTTCACCAAAGAAGATAATGTTTTATTACAGGAAAGTTGTTTATAATGATTCCACTACGAACTAAATTTTCAAAATCAAGTAGTATTAATAATAGCAGCAAGTGTGTAATGTTTTTTATTTCTACGTTCTCTAAATCAATTACTAACACTTTACTTATCTTGTTTGCAATATATCAATTCTCAACTTCTTCTCTTAGCGCACATCACACAGGAAGTTCCGACAATCCCAATTCTACCACAAGATTCATTGACCCATTTACTGGAAAAAGAGAACAACCTGCCAACTATCTTGTATTAACTCAAGATTATTATAAAGCAACAAATGAAAATAGCAATATTTTTACCACGTCAGCTTTCGTTGAAATTCCTTTCTACGATGGAAAGTTTGCGATGAATATCAGTGTTCCGTATACTTATTTCCAACAAAAGGATCGATCCGATGCAGCAAGAATAGGGAAAACTTATCTTGGCGGAAAGTGGTTGCCACTTGGAGATTTTGAAAGAAATTATTTCATCGTTGTTGAAGGTGCAGTTGGGTTTCCTTCCGGGCCCGACACTGATCGGTTTACTGGAGGCAATTACTACGCAGGCCAAGGAAATCTTACTTTGGGATACCTTTGGAACGATTTTAGTTTTGTTCTCAAAGCGGGAGGGATCAAACCACTTTCGAGACTGGAACCAACAAATCTCAGAAACAATGATGGTATTCCCTATTGGCTTCGAGAGCCATCGGCAGTTCCACCTGAACAACAATACGAACTGAAGAACACAACTCTACTTCAAAGCTATGTTACATATCTCTGGAAGCCAGAAATATCTTTTTTCCTGGGTTATATTTTTAGAACTCCTTATCAAGGCGTAGACTTCGATACTGAAACTAGAGATACGATTCCACGCTTTTTTCGAGAAATAAGCATGGGAACATCTTACAATTTTTCAGAGAAATACAATATAACTCTTGCTTATCGGCATCCCTTGTATAGAAATCCCGACCATAGACTCTACGATGCCGCTTGGACAGTTGCCGTTTCCATGGAGTGGGGTAAGGAGGAGACAGTTAAGAAAGAAAATTTAGAAGTGAGCAAAGAAGATATATCGGAATCTGATCCGGTGGACCTATAATTCGATATTTGGACTCAAATTTTCTGAGA of Leptospira sp. GIMC2001 contains these proteins:
- a CDS encoding MbnP family copper-binding protein; the protein is MILSKKYLILALVALISMLNLTSCDTENSKNDDDTLFLGLAALATAPQSVNLEFDVTANGTAFESNKAITVNGVSNVVFRDFRFYVSEVKFLRADGTTTDATLTDDGIWQTKNLALLDFENGKATTGSHGGTSTGMNSKIVGSVPQGNYVGIQFTIGVPEDLNHLQINDSRAPLNNSAMYWAWASGYKHAKIEFSADTTPNTTKWTNMHLGSTGFGTSPAATACKSDVIAGEFGNCPAKFRPRITINGAINPGSQKIQMNIDELLKGYTHVGAADADGFGICMPISPGAANAGEFNRCNPLIQNLGLKGRVSNGASAINQTDLDAGVGSVNTDFSQKVFTLR
- a CDS encoding MbnH family di-heme enzyme; the protein is MKKNISFFTKIILIFSNLLFFACDIPLLNDQKSNSDNELLLGLALLSQRSSYNWNLPPGFPEPRVPAENPMSIEKVELGRHLFYDRRLSQDETKACSSCHFQSLAFSDGKALPSGITGQVHPRNAQHLTNAAYHSRLTWNNPNLRTLEQQARVPMFGESPIELGLQDESFLSKLKLDSLYPELFNQAFGGGDGSITEQNVRFALASFQRSMISGNSPFDRAQNGNRTAITPSAARGASFFNSEIAECFHCHGGFNFTDTNLHGTQAEEEFAYHNNGTHTVAYYNSLGDIHKEGLKEITLQDSDQGKFRAPSLRNVAVTFPYMHDGSIMCDNNQNPNHPDGIANGASLSTCARNALGKVVDQYSSGGAAHPAKDGTLIRPFPIQPSEKEDLINFLLSLTDDEFLRNPKFSNPR
- a CDS encoding LIC11086 family outer membrane transporter; protein product: MFFISTFSKSITNTLLILFAIYQFSTSSLSAHHTGSSDNPNSTTRFIDPFTGKREQPANYLVLTQDYYKATNENSNIFTTSAFVEIPFYDGKFAMNISVPYTYFQQKDRSDAARIGKTYLGGKWLPLGDFERNYFIVVEGAVGFPSGPDTDRFTGGNYYAGQGNLTLGYLWNDFSFVLKAGGIKPLSRLEPTNLRNNDGIPYWLREPSAVPPEQQYELKNTTLLQSYVTYLWKPEISFFLGYIFRTPYQGVDFDTETRDTIPRFFREISMGTSYNFSEKYNITLAYRHPLYRNPDHRLYDAAWTVAVSMEWGKEETVKKENLEVSKEDISESDPVDL